The following proteins are co-located in the Neodiprion virginianus isolate iyNeoVirg1 chromosome 6, iyNeoVirg1.1, whole genome shotgun sequence genome:
- the LOC124307720 gene encoding cyclin-A2, with the protein MATIRVHEDQENRITDILRGKENISIPNPSQGLQQSKRAVLGVINNNCLRTSKPEIGNKDEKYPKAKAFVSSQYETFKIYEDKKDDGTFNIYEDKLEKETSVALRETKESKETKGKQIADMTKVEREMPVLDVVPPILPSLRAALQEINKKKRDEPFFPQESPMSLEKSICLLDSSRKDIAAKREASKALRLNFFDVDEYRADIYNYLRSAETQHRPKPGYMKKQPDITYSMRSILVDWLVEVAEEYRLHSETLYLAVSYIDRFLSYMSVVRAKLQLVGTAAMFIAAKYEEIYPPDVGEFVYITDDTYTKKQVLRMEHLILRVLSFDLTVPTPLAFLTDFCISNNLSEKIQYLAMYLCELSMLEADPYLAFLPSHLAASAIALARHTLNEEAWPEELALSTGYNFKELKGCISCLTKTFSNACNIQQQAIQEKYKSSKYGHVALLLPRSSDVLGSEDDGESA; encoded by the exons ATGGCTACAATTCGGGTGCACGAGGACCAGGAGAATCGGATAACCGATATCCTACGCGGCAAAGAGAATATTTCGATACCGAATCCAAGCCAAGGACTACAACAAAGCAAACGGGCGGTCCTTGGAGTTATTAACAACAACTGCCTGAGAACTTCAAAACcg GAGATTGGTAATAAAGACGAGAAGTATCCGAAGGCAAAAGCATTCGTATCCAGTCAATATGAGACTTTCAAGATATACGAGGATAAGAAAGATGATGGGACGTTTAATATATATGAAGATAAACTTGAAAAGGAGACATCCGTTGCCCTCAGAGAAACTAAAGAGTCCAAGGAAACAAAGGGGAAACAAATTGCAGACATGACAAAAGTTGAAAGAGAAATGCCGGTTCTTGATGTAGTGCCTCCCATTTTACCATCACTTCGAGCAGCTTtgcaagaaataaataaaaaaaaacgggacGAACCGTTCTTCCCCCAAGAGAGCCCCATGTCCttggaaaaatcaatttgcCTGTTAGATTCTTCGAGAAAAGATATTGCAGCTAAACGTGAAGCGAGCAAAGCACTCAGGCTTAACTTCTTCGATGTCGATGAGTACAGGGCAGACATATACAACTACCTTCGATCCGCAGAG ACTCAGCATAGACCGAAGCCAGGGTATATGAAAAAGCAGCCAGACATAACATACTCAATGCGATCAATACTTGTTGATTGGTTGGTGGAAGTAGCTGAAGAGTATCGGTTGCACAGTGAAACCTTGTATTTGGCTGTGTCTTACATCGACCGTTTCCTCTCCTACATGAGCGTGGTACGAGCCAAACTGCAGCTTGTTGGTACTGCTGCCATGTTCATCGCGGC CAAATATGAAGAGATTTATCCTCCTGATGTTGGTGAATTTGTATACATTACGGATGATACGTACACAAAGAAGCAAGTATTACGGATGGAACATCTCATACTTCGTGTCTTATCCTTTGACTTAACGGTCCCAACGCCCTTAGCTTTTCTCACCGATTTTTGTATCAGTAACAACCTTTCAGAGAAGATCCAGTATTTGGCTATG TATTTGTGCGAACTGTCGATGCTGGAGGCAGATCCCTACCTTGCATTCCTGCCAAGTCACTTAGCAGCATCAGCCATAGCCTTGGCACGACACACTTTGAACGAAGAAGCATGGCCTGAGGAATTGGCTCTTTCGACTGGCTACAACTTCAAAGAACTGAAGGGGTGCATAAGTTGTCTTACAAAAACATTCAGCAATGCGTGTAACATACAACAGCAAGCCATTCAGGAGAAGTACAAAAGCAGCAA GTACGGACACGTGGCTCTTCTACTTCCCCGTAGTTCTGACGTTCTGGGCAGTGAAGATGACGGCGAAAGCGCTTAG
- the LOC124307730 gene encoding clathrin light chain isoform X2, whose protein sequence is MINAISTCNWMKIRQRTNFSHQYRRCSTMDAFGDKFFKDEPEVDPAAEFLAREQDQLAGLEDEIPPATLSTSAAAPPAEDDFSANFGDLKGGPGGDADGSFVMINAVEQPAETPAPELPEPAAVIPPVYEEPEKIRKWREEQKQRLEEKDLEEEKKKEDWREAAKKELEEWYKHHSEAISKTKATNRNAEKQFVAEADEVEPGTEWERIAKLCDFNPKSSRTSKDVSRMRSIILQLKQTPPAPVNA, encoded by the exons ATGATAAATGCGATTTCAACGTGCAATTGGatgaaa ATCCGTCAACGGACAAATTTTAGCCATCAGTACCGACGG TGTTCAACTATGGATGCTTTCggtgacaaatttttcaaggaTGAACCTGAGGTTGATCCAGCAGCAGAATTTTTGGCTCGTGAACAGGATCAACTCGCTGGCCTCGAGGATGAAATTCCACCCGCCACCTTATCCACCTCTGCTGCAGCACCCCCTGCCGAAG ATGACTTCTCAGCTAACTTTGGAGATTTGAAAGGTGGTCCTGGCGGAGATGCGGACGGCAGTTTTGTTATGATCAATGCTGTTGAACAGCCTGCAGAGACACCTGCTCCAGAATTACCAG AACCAGCTGCTGTTATTCCTCCAGTGTATGAAGAGCCGGAGAAAATCCGAAAATGGAGAGAAGAGCAAAAACAGAGGCTGGAAGAGAAGG atttagaagaagagaagaaaaaagaagattgGCGGGAAGCGGCAAAAAAAGAACTTGAAGAGTGGTACAAGCATCATTCCGAAGCTATCAGTAAGACTAAAGCTACAAATAG AAATGCGGAAAAACAGTTCGTCGCAGAAGCGGATGAAGTGGAACCTGGAACGGAGTGGGAACGAATTGCTAAACTATGTGATTTCAATCCAAAATCATCTCGAACATCCAAGGACGTATCTCGAATGCGgtcaattattttacaattaaagCAAACTCCACCGGCGCCTGTCAATGCCTAA
- the LOC124307730 gene encoding clathrin light chain isoform X1 produces the protein MINAISTCNWMKIRQRTNFSHQYRRCSTMDAFGDKFFKDEPEVDPAAEFLAREQDQLAGLEDEIPPATLSTSAAAPPAEDDFSANFGDLKGGPGGDADGSFVMINAVEQPAETPAPELPEPAAVIPPVYEEPEKIRKWREEQKQRLEEKDLEEEKKKEDWREAAKKELEEWYKHHSEAISKTKATNRESAKNAEKQFVAEADEVEPGTEWERIAKLCDFNPKSSRTSKDVSRMRSIILQLKQTPPAPVNA, from the exons ATGATAAATGCGATTTCAACGTGCAATTGGatgaaa ATCCGTCAACGGACAAATTTTAGCCATCAGTACCGACGG TGTTCAACTATGGATGCTTTCggtgacaaatttttcaaggaTGAACCTGAGGTTGATCCAGCAGCAGAATTTTTGGCTCGTGAACAGGATCAACTCGCTGGCCTCGAGGATGAAATTCCACCCGCCACCTTATCCACCTCTGCTGCAGCACCCCCTGCCGAAG ATGACTTCTCAGCTAACTTTGGAGATTTGAAAGGTGGTCCTGGCGGAGATGCGGACGGCAGTTTTGTTATGATCAATGCTGTTGAACAGCCTGCAGAGACACCTGCTCCAGAATTACCAG AACCAGCTGCTGTTATTCCTCCAGTGTATGAAGAGCCGGAGAAAATCCGAAAATGGAGAGAAGAGCAAAAACAGAGGCTGGAAGAGAAGG atttagaagaagagaagaaaaaagaagattgGCGGGAAGCGGCAAAAAAAGAACTTGAAGAGTGGTACAAGCATCATTCCGAAGCTATCAGTAAGACTAAAGCTACAAATAG GGAATCTGCCAA AAATGCGGAAAAACAGTTCGTCGCAGAAGCGGATGAAGTGGAACCTGGAACGGAGTGGGAACGAATTGCTAAACTATGTGATTTCAATCCAAAATCATCTCGAACATCCAAGGACGTATCTCGAATGCGgtcaattattttacaattaaagCAAACTCCACCGGCGCCTGTCAATGCCTAA
- the LOC124307730 gene encoding clathrin light chain isoform X3: protein MDAFGDKFFKDEPEVDPAAEFLAREQDQLAGLEDEIPPATLSTSAAAPPAEDDFSANFGDLKGGPGGDADGSFVMINAVEQPAETPAPELPEPAAVIPPVYEEPEKIRKWREEQKQRLEEKDLEEEKKKEDWREAAKKELEEWYKHHSEAISKTKATNRESAKNAEKQFVAEADEVEPGTEWERIAKLCDFNPKSSRTSKDVSRMRSIILQLKQTPPAPVNA, encoded by the exons ATGGATGCTTTCggtgacaaatttttcaaggaTGAACCTGAGGTTGATCCAGCAGCAGAATTTTTGGCTCGTGAACAGGATCAACTCGCTGGCCTCGAGGATGAAATTCCACCCGCCACCTTATCCACCTCTGCTGCAGCACCCCCTGCCGAAG ATGACTTCTCAGCTAACTTTGGAGATTTGAAAGGTGGTCCTGGCGGAGATGCGGACGGCAGTTTTGTTATGATCAATGCTGTTGAACAGCCTGCAGAGACACCTGCTCCAGAATTACCAG AACCAGCTGCTGTTATTCCTCCAGTGTATGAAGAGCCGGAGAAAATCCGAAAATGGAGAGAAGAGCAAAAACAGAGGCTGGAAGAGAAGG atttagaagaagagaagaaaaaagaagattgGCGGGAAGCGGCAAAAAAAGAACTTGAAGAGTGGTACAAGCATCATTCCGAAGCTATCAGTAAGACTAAAGCTACAAATAG GGAATCTGCCAA AAATGCGGAAAAACAGTTCGTCGCAGAAGCGGATGAAGTGGAACCTGGAACGGAGTGGGAACGAATTGCTAAACTATGTGATTTCAATCCAAAATCATCTCGAACATCCAAGGACGTATCTCGAATGCGgtcaattattttacaattaaagCAAACTCCACCGGCGCCTGTCAATGCCTAA
- the LOC124307716 gene encoding ankyrin repeat and LEM domain-containing protein 2 homolog isoform X1 yields the protein MDTDHGNLNSSGLDIVYYGVYVPQEDSNWFESKDQLYVYTVKTDALNIIKKYKKGRFKSFKTYNEAKNFAEHGNEQFFTLTTESQSISNKRTGQVEEKSGNFKAPKQQETVQFRKFIENGDLARVKQIVWENPRYLISSGDTPAILKEGSRYNALHIAVRVACRADMCELILNTVGNPDFIKLLDGEDDYSNYLNRAQILVDLYLNTPDKGLNETPLHFAVKFGLKEVVQVLVSYPQCLKTPRNKYKQIPADIICSRKCQEDEVLKREILSLLDELYYVPVIRSEDNTTQPLIGELFSPTSPLVSGNENKLNTDPISPRVEVSAFAGPMSKNQAVEFRRKWKTPPRIRNTPTKKLNLSFDDSYSQNSPASNTIYRLQDTEKGLERVGRDLAKEYRVAWKEYWPFLNTFADLTSKEGLAKLEEFFQQKFNNSSKQSIEKMDIEACPINGNDQGSDYEINALCTQLSFSTLNMLDNQGSNKFDSLQSQLLCDLSGSDEEFEFFTPPSSPQSISSDSDDDMYAAEQGDMTFIHGNTASKLDYAVYHAISDMDMNPNLYPNIYRWRHQLQLITENEPSRSRLNTPFALTRKLPWSLSQNCVKTLEYN from the exons ATGGATACGGACCACGGTAACCTCAACTCTTCCGGACTTGACATTGTTTATTACGGGGTTTACGTACCACAGGAGGACTCTAACTGGTTCGAATCTAAAG acCAGCTATATGTCTACACGGTCAAGACTGATGCTCTCAATATAatcaagaaatataaaaaaggtCGCTTCAAAAGTTTTAAAACTTATAATGAAGCAAAAAACTTTGCTGAACACGGCAATGAACAGTTTTTTACATTGACAACTGAGAGTCAGTCTATTTCAAATAAACGCACTGGCCAAGTCGAAGAGAAATCTGGTAATTTTAAGGCTCCCAAACAGCAAGAAACCGTGCAGTTTAGAAAGTTTATTGAAAATGGGGACTTGGCTAGAGTCAAGCAAATAGTTTGGGAAAATCCAAGATACTTGATCAGTAGTGGTGACACCCCTGCTATTTTGAAA GAAGGTTCTCGATACAATGCTTTGCACATAGCAGTGAGAGTCGCTTGTAGAGCAGATATGTGCGAACTGATATTGAATACAGTGGGAAATCCTgactttataaaattattggaTGGGGAAGATGATTATTCAAACTACCTTAATCGAGCTCAAATATTAgtcgatttatatttaaacaCTCCTGACAAGGGTCTCAATGAGACTCCGCTACATTTTGCTGTGAAATTTGGACTTAAAGAAGTTGTTCAAGTTCTTGTTTCTTATCCTCAATGTTTAAAGACACCTCGGAATAAGTATAAACAAATTCCTGCTGAT ATAATATGCAGCAGAAAGTGTCAGGAAGACGAGGTATTGAAGAGGGAAATACTTTCGTTGCTAGATGAATTATATTATGTGCCTGTGATAAGATCTGAGGATAATACAACTCAACCATTAATTGGCGAGCTCTTTTCTCCTACTAGTCCGCTTGTAAGTGGTAACGAAAAT AAATTAAACACTGATCCGATAAGTCCACGGGTAGAGGTTTCTGCATTTGCCGGACCAATGAGTAAAAACCAAGCTGTTGAGTTTAGGAGAAAGTGGAAAACTCCACCTAGAATACGTAACACTCCGactaaaaaattgaacctTTCATTCGATGATTCTTACAGTCAGAATAGCCCTGCATCAAACACTATATATCGGCTACAAGATACAGAAAAAGGACTTGAACGTGTCGGTAG AGACCTTGCCAAAGAATATCGTGTTGCATGGAAAGAGTATTGGCCTTTCTTGAATACCTTTGCCGATCTGACCAGTAAGGAGGGACTTGCAAAACTTGAGGAGTTTTTTCAGCAAAAGTTTAACAATTCATCAAAGCAGAGTATAGAA AAAATGGACATTGAAGCATGTCCAATTAATGGTAATGATCAAGGGTCAGATTACGAAATAAATGCTCTGTGTACCCAGCTAAGCTTTTCCACGTTGAATATGCTGGATAATCAGGGATCAAATAAATTTG ATTCACTGCAGAGCCAGTTATTATGTGACCTGTCTGGTAGCG ATGAagaattcgaatttttcacacctCCATCATCCCCACAATCTATATCCAGCGATTCGGACGACGACATGTATGCTGCTGAACAAGGGGACATGACGTTTATTCATGG aAACACAGCATCAAAATTAGATTATGCGGTTTATCATGCCATCTCGGACATGGATATGAACCCAAATTTGTATCCAAACATTTATCGTTGGCGTCACCAGCTCCAGTTGATTACGGAGAACGAACCTTCAAGGTCAAG GTTGAATACCCCATTTGCACTGACACGAAAGCTACCATGGAGTCTATCTCAAAATTGTGTTAAAACTCTGGAATACAATTGA
- the LOC124307716 gene encoding ankyrin repeat and LEM domain-containing protein 2 homolog isoform X2, whose product MDTDHGNLNSSGLDIVYYGVYVPQEDSNWFESKDQLYVYTVKTDALNIIKKYKKGRFKSFKTYNEAKNFAEHGNEQFFTLTTESQSISNKRTGQVEEKSGNFKAPKQQETVQFRKFIENGDLARVKQIVWENPRYLISSGDTPAILKEGSRYNALHIAVRVACRADMCELILNTVGNPDFIKLLDGEDDYSNYLNRAQILVDLYLNTPDKGLNETPLHFAVKFGLKEVVQVLVSYPQCLKTPRNKYKQIPADIICSRKCQEDEVLKREILSLLDELYYVPVIRSEDNTTQPLIGELFSPTSPLKLNTDPISPRVEVSAFAGPMSKNQAVEFRRKWKTPPRIRNTPTKKLNLSFDDSYSQNSPASNTIYRLQDTEKGLERVGRDLAKEYRVAWKEYWPFLNTFADLTSKEGLAKLEEFFQQKFNNSSKQSIEKMDIEACPINGNDQGSDYEINALCTQLSFSTLNMLDNQGSNKFDSLQSQLLCDLSGSDEEFEFFTPPSSPQSISSDSDDDMYAAEQGDMTFIHGNTASKLDYAVYHAISDMDMNPNLYPNIYRWRHQLQLITENEPSRSRLNTPFALTRKLPWSLSQNCVKTLEYN is encoded by the exons ATGGATACGGACCACGGTAACCTCAACTCTTCCGGACTTGACATTGTTTATTACGGGGTTTACGTACCACAGGAGGACTCTAACTGGTTCGAATCTAAAG acCAGCTATATGTCTACACGGTCAAGACTGATGCTCTCAATATAatcaagaaatataaaaaaggtCGCTTCAAAAGTTTTAAAACTTATAATGAAGCAAAAAACTTTGCTGAACACGGCAATGAACAGTTTTTTACATTGACAACTGAGAGTCAGTCTATTTCAAATAAACGCACTGGCCAAGTCGAAGAGAAATCTGGTAATTTTAAGGCTCCCAAACAGCAAGAAACCGTGCAGTTTAGAAAGTTTATTGAAAATGGGGACTTGGCTAGAGTCAAGCAAATAGTTTGGGAAAATCCAAGATACTTGATCAGTAGTGGTGACACCCCTGCTATTTTGAAA GAAGGTTCTCGATACAATGCTTTGCACATAGCAGTGAGAGTCGCTTGTAGAGCAGATATGTGCGAACTGATATTGAATACAGTGGGAAATCCTgactttataaaattattggaTGGGGAAGATGATTATTCAAACTACCTTAATCGAGCTCAAATATTAgtcgatttatatttaaacaCTCCTGACAAGGGTCTCAATGAGACTCCGCTACATTTTGCTGTGAAATTTGGACTTAAAGAAGTTGTTCAAGTTCTTGTTTCTTATCCTCAATGTTTAAAGACACCTCGGAATAAGTATAAACAAATTCCTGCTGAT ATAATATGCAGCAGAAAGTGTCAGGAAGACGAGGTATTGAAGAGGGAAATACTTTCGTTGCTAGATGAATTATATTATGTGCCTGTGATAAGATCTGAGGATAATACAACTCAACCATTAATTGGCGAGCTCTTTTCTCCTACTAGTCCGCTT AAATTAAACACTGATCCGATAAGTCCACGGGTAGAGGTTTCTGCATTTGCCGGACCAATGAGTAAAAACCAAGCTGTTGAGTTTAGGAGAAAGTGGAAAACTCCACCTAGAATACGTAACACTCCGactaaaaaattgaacctTTCATTCGATGATTCTTACAGTCAGAATAGCCCTGCATCAAACACTATATATCGGCTACAAGATACAGAAAAAGGACTTGAACGTGTCGGTAG AGACCTTGCCAAAGAATATCGTGTTGCATGGAAAGAGTATTGGCCTTTCTTGAATACCTTTGCCGATCTGACCAGTAAGGAGGGACTTGCAAAACTTGAGGAGTTTTTTCAGCAAAAGTTTAACAATTCATCAAAGCAGAGTATAGAA AAAATGGACATTGAAGCATGTCCAATTAATGGTAATGATCAAGGGTCAGATTACGAAATAAATGCTCTGTGTACCCAGCTAAGCTTTTCCACGTTGAATATGCTGGATAATCAGGGATCAAATAAATTTG ATTCACTGCAGAGCCAGTTATTATGTGACCTGTCTGGTAGCG ATGAagaattcgaatttttcacacctCCATCATCCCCACAATCTATATCCAGCGATTCGGACGACGACATGTATGCTGCTGAACAAGGGGACATGACGTTTATTCATGG aAACACAGCATCAAAATTAGATTATGCGGTTTATCATGCCATCTCGGACATGGATATGAACCCAAATTTGTATCCAAACATTTATCGTTGGCGTCACCAGCTCCAGTTGATTACGGAGAACGAACCTTCAAGGTCAAG GTTGAATACCCCATTTGCACTGACACGAAAGCTACCATGGAGTCTATCTCAAAATTGTGTTAAAACTCTGGAATACAATTGA